DNA from Bradyrhizobium japonicum USDA 6:
TCGAGGAGCTTGTGCCGAGTAATATAGCCCGCGTTTACGCCGGGAATGGCATGGTTCATCAGGAGTTTGGCGTCGATGTCCGAGACACCTGCTGCCGTGGCAATCGTGCGGAAGGTTTGGCGGAGGTCGTTGCCCCATTTGGATAGCATTTCCCGATCTTCCTTTGTCTCCGCCAAATGCCCCGACGCGCTGTCGGCCGGAAATACCCACTCTTGTGCCTGCAGAGGATACATCTGTCTGCCGAAACGGATTGCGCGGACAAGACAAAGGATCATCTGACGCGACAACGGAATATCGAAGGCTTTCTTCTTGCCGCCCTTCGGTTTGGGGATATGCAGCGTGCGGCGCCGAAAATCGATGTGCTCTGGCTTGGCTTCCTGGAGCGCAGTGGGCCGAGAACCGCAGAGGAGAGTGAAGAGGTGGAACTCCCTACGCACTGGGTTATCGTGACCGGCGAGCTGAGCGAACCAACCCTTCAGATCGGCCGACCCCATCCCGGTGTTGCGGCGCTCCTCCTCATTCCAATCGACCGCATCGGCTGGATTATCTGACGGCAACGACCTGTTCGTCTTCCGAGCATGATTGTAGATGGCCCGTAACGTACGCATGCTGCCATTAGCCATGTAGGGCCCATTTTCCTTTGTGACGTGGTCGTGCTTCTTGGCTACTCGAGCCGGATCGGTTGCGAGCTCATGGAGGGTAGTGTCGAGCCAGTCTGCAAAAATTCGATCGACGTGATCGCGGTACCCTTCAATGGTCTTTTCGCTGCGGTTCTTCCGTATCAGATGAGCCTCGAGATACCGCTCCCAGGCCTGCCTGAGGGTGACGCTCGCGACCGTCCCGCCAATTGCCATCGCCGGAGCGGGGTGCGCTTCGTCGGCTTGTTTGTCGTTCTTTGGGTGCCGTCCGCGGCTAATCTGGGCCAAGTACTCTTTGGCCGTGGCGCGTGCAGCTCGGGTTGACATCTCACTAGCATCACCAATGGAAACCCTGATGGATGAAGCTCGTTTGCCTCCCTGTCTAAGGTCGGCCTGAACGGTGAAAGTCCTCTTTCGCTTGCCAATGACGACAAAGAACCCCTTCAATTCGGTGTCGCGCGCCAGATACCAGCCTTCCTTCGGAGCGGGTAGTTGAGCGATTGCCTTGTCGGTAAGAGAAATTCGAATATCGGTCATGACGGGAATCCAGGTCCGCCAAAACGGTTTTCAAACGGTGTTGGCGGATTGAGCAGTTGGAAGGTTTGAGTTCGACGGAGCGCGAAGCTATGCGAGAAACACCTGCAAACAAAGGGCTTCTCCAATACTCATCGTAGCTCGGCGTACATCTAGAAACTGTGGCGAAGGGATAGTACTGAACTCTTAATCAGCGGGTCCCAGGTTCGAGCCCTGGTGCGCCCACCATATAAAAGGCCTTCTTCTTCAATAGATTACGAGCAGGTCCGCCGAGAACGAAGCGGGTCTCGTGCGACGTTTTTTGTGACCAGACTTCGTACGGCCAGATTGCTGTTCAGCTTTTCCTTGCTTCTGTATCTCCACGCCCATTCGATACAGCGCGCAGATCCGATGGTACAGGGCGTGCACGTGCCAGTCGTAGAATAGGATATTAGAGCGAGCAGAACGGACAATCTGTTTTGCCCGTCACCGCTAGGTACCGCCTGCAGAACCAGAACTGGATAGTTCGGGTCGGAGATGTTCGCGCATAGTGCCTGTTTCCATTCAGAGTCGCGGTCTTCGGCAGGAAGTCGGGACCGTTCTTGCCCGCCGCTAACTGGCGCGCACGGCTCCCGACCTGTTTTCCCGTCGCTGCCGACTGTGACCTCGCGCAAGTCGCCGTCGCCCGTGCCGAACAAACCGGCAGAACCGGCCCCGTGTTGCTAACATCGGTTCGCGGCAACTAAAGGTCGCCCGGGCTTTTGCGCGACACCTCTCGAAGGCGGAGATCTCAGCTATTCTGAGCAACAGCAAGGGACCTGTACACGCGGCAGATCCGCCGCGAGATGCTTTGCCAAGGTCTTCACCGCGCGCGTTTTGGCGAGTCCCGGAAGGCTTTCGATCAGGAGGTTTCCGTTTGCGATCAGCGCAATCAACATGCTCTCGACCAGATGATCCTGGCCGAGTACCGACCTTCCGATCCGCGACTTGAGTTCGATTATGGCGTCACGAGCAGCTGATAGTTTTTTTGAACTTTCCGGCTCCGTCAGCACAGCTCTCCCTCAAAAAAGCTGCCCGCCACATGAACGTGCCGTTCGTGTCGGCGAGGCCGCCGATACTGCCGCCGTTGAAGGGATTGATATTGACGTTGTTGGTGGTGATCTGGGCGCTGGTGCTGGCGTGAACGGCAGGCGTTCCGGTCAGCGACGTATTCGGGTCGATCGCGCAGGTTCCGCTGGTGAGAGTAACCGTCGAGTCCCCGGCAACAGTGCAGGATTGAGCGAACGCCGTGTCGCTCGCGCCGACCCACGACGTCATCGCCAGTATCGTGAGTCCAATTGAGTTGAAGACACGGTTCACCGCGCACCTCCTTCAAGTGACGTTCAACGACGACAAATCGAAAGAATGGGACGCGCTATTCTGGCGCTGCGAACACGTAAAGATTGCTACAATTTGAAGGAGCAAATCACGCGGTTCACTCTCTCGACACAGCTTGCCATCATTGTGGCAGTGCCGGGCGGCCTCGCAACTCGCGAGGAGAGTGATGCTTTCGGGTGACGCGAAAGTTCCCGCGGTGATTTTTCAGGTCGTGCGGACCACGCAGCGCAGCGATGATCCGCTATGATCGCGCGCCCCTGGACCGGATGTCATTGATCGCAGCGATCAGCGAGAGATCCTCGAGAGGCTTGAGGAGATAGGCATCGGCACCTGCGGTCATGCAGAGTTCGCGCATGTCGTCCTCCGAATGCGCGGTGATGACGATGGTCGGGATCTGAATTCCCGACCGGTTCAGGTGGCGTTGAAGTTCGAGGCCGTTCATCTCGGGCATCTGGAGGTCGAGGATCAAGCATTCGGGCCACGAGCCGGTCGGCTCTTCCGGCAGCGCGTTGAGGAAGTCCCTGGCGGACTCATACGTCCTGGTGTCGATGGCTCGTGTCCGCAGCAATCGCGACAGTGCCTTGAGCACCGACGGATCGTCGTCGACGATAGCTATCCACCGGGGGAGGTTGTGCCATGCGATGACTATCGGCGCTGCAACGGGGCGTTGTCGAGTTGGCCCTAGGGCCAACAGCCCATCCTCACGCCTCGCCGCCGGTAATTCCGGCCCTCTCTGCGAAGCGCACGAGGTCTGCGACGGAGCGGACTCCAAGCTTGGCCATGACCCGGCCGCGATGAACCTTGACGGTTTTCTCGACGGTCCCCAGATCGCTCGCGATCTGCTTGTTGAGACGGCCGGCGACGACATGCTGCATCACTTCGCGCTCGCGTGGCGTGAGCATGGCAAGCCTGGTGTTGAGCGAGCTCCGGCCCGCCTCGGCAGCGCGAATTTCGCCATCTCTCCGCTCGGCCTGTGCAACGGCCGTCAACAGGTCAGCATCGTTCACCGGCTTGGTCAAGAAATCGATCGCGCCGGCCCGCATGGCCCGCACGGTGGTCGGGATGTCGCCTCTGCCGGTGAGGAAAATAACCGGGCGGCAGGAGCCGCTCGCACTCAGCGCTTGTTGCAGTGCGAGACCGTCAAGGTCTGGCATCGCGACGTCCGGGATGGCGCAACCGGGGATCGAGGCGTCATGATTCGAGAGGAATGCGCTCGGCGAAGTGAACGATTGAACACGATACCCTCGCACCCGCAGCAGCCGGGCGATAGCCTTCAACACGCTCTCGTCGTCATCGACCAGAAAGATTGTAAATTCTCGGTCCGTCATTGAGCTGCCATGAGCATTGGCCGAGCGGGCAGGGTGATCTTTGCCGTTGCGCCGCCAGCTTCATTGTTCTGCAGATTGATCGTGCCGCTGTGCTTCCGGATGATACTGGAACAGATCGTCAGGCCGAGGCCAAGGCCATGGTCCTTGGTCGTGTAGAACGGCGTAAACAGTTGCTTGCCATCGACATTGCTGACGCCGCATCCGCTGTCGCTCACCAACAGTTCGACGGCACCGTTTGGAGCGTCCCTGGTACGGACCCGGACGCGCCTTTGGCTGACGGGCGTCGAGACCATCGCATCCATGGAATTGATGATGAGATTGAGAAGGACCTGCTGAAGTTGCACGGAGTCGCCGTGTACTATCGGCCTACTCGTTGCCAGGTCCGTTTCTATTGTCACGCGCCGGCTGATCAATTCGGCGCGGAGCAGCGCCTTATGTGCGCTTCAACTAGTTAGGAGAACTGTCGTGACAAAGCGTTCCCTTCTTATCGCAGCGTCGAGCGGCTGGGCGAGCGCGCCGATAGAGAGCGGCAGCACATGACCGTACGCGCTGGGCCATTCAAATTTCCAACTCGGCCTGTGCGTCACGAGCAACATGACAGGTGCTCGATTGATCGGCGCCAAAAGGGCGTCGAGTAACTCGGTCGTGGTTGGATCGATCCAGTGGGCATCCTCAACAATTAGTAGCCGGGTGACGCGTCCGGCCCGGTGCACGAAGTGCTCGACCAGGGTCTGCAAGATGAGGCTCTTCCTTTGCTGTGGCGGGAGTTCGAGCTCGCCATAGCGATCATGGTAGTCAAGTGAAAGGAGTTCAGCATAGACGGGCCCCACGGTGCTAGTGTCGAAGCCCAGATCGGCAAGCATGCGCTCGAGCTTGATGAGGCGCTGTTCGTTT
Protein-coding regions in this window:
- a CDS encoding tyrosine-type recombinase/integrase, with product MTDIRISLTDKAIAQLPAPKEGWYLARDTELKGFFVVIGKRKRTFTVQADLRQGGKRASSIRVSIGDASEMSTRAARATAKEYLAQISRGRHPKNDKQADEAHPAPAMAIGGTVASVTLRQAWERYLEAHLIRKNRSEKTIEGYRDHVDRIFADWLDTTLHELATDPARVAKKHDHVTKENGPYMANGSMRTLRAIYNHARKTNRSLPSDNPADAVDWNEEERRNTGMGSADLKGWFAQLAGHDNPVRREFHLFTLLCGSRPTALQEAKPEHIDFRRRTLHIPKPKGGKKKAFDIPLSRQMILCLVRAIRFGRQMYPLQAQEWVFPADSASGHLAETKEDREMLSKWGNDLRQTFRTIATAAGVSDIDAKLLMNHAIPGVNAGYITRHKLLEDHLRSQQQAISSAAFAALGASVAQNGSLQDWLGRGSGRCASRPLSSDEIRAGARPVPQIEQGSILRSAS
- a CDS encoding AAA family ATPase; amino-acid sequence: MLTEPESSKKLSAARDAIIELKSRIGRSVLGQDHLVESMLIALIANGNLLIESLPGLAKTRAVKTLAKHLAADLPRVQVPCCCSE
- a CDS encoding response regulator transcription factor; this encodes MTDREFTIFLVDDDESVLKAIARLLRVRGYRVQSFTSPSAFLSNHDASIPGCAIPDVAMPDLDGLALQQALSASGSCRPVIFLTGRGDIPTTVRAMRAGAIDFLTKPVNDADLLTAVAQAERRDGEIRAAEAGRSSLNTRLAMLTPREREVMQHVVAGRLNKQIASDLGTVEKTVKVHRGRVMAKLGVRSVADLVRFAERAGITGGEA
- a CDS encoding response regulator: MLKALSRLLRTRAIDTRTYESARDFLNALPEEPTGSWPECLILDLQMPEMNGLELQRHLNRSGIQIPTIVITAHSEDDMRELCMTAGADAYLLKPLEDLSLIAAINDIRSRGARS
- a CDS encoding sensor histidine kinase, which encodes MQLQQVLLNLIINSMDAMVSTPVSQRRVRVRTRDAPNGAVELLVSDSGCGVSNVDGKQLFTPFYTTKDHGLGLGLTICSSIIRKHSGTINLQNNEAGGATAKITLPARPMLMAAQ
- a CDS encoding AAA family ATPase, which gives rise to MRGEGTGDPAVGDAGIGKSRLVQIFTETLGSAPHEVIRLRCSPYHSNSALFPIVQSLSRTAAFRPEDQNEQRLIKLERMLADLGFDTSTVGPVYAELLSLDYHDRYGELELPPQQRKSLILQTLVEHFVHRAGRVTRLLIVEDAHWIDPTTTELLDALLAPINRAPVMLLVTHRPSWKFEWPSAYGHVLPLSIGALAQPLDAAIRRERFVTTVLLTS